A portion of the Simkania negevensis Z genome contains these proteins:
- a CDS encoding ATP-binding protein codes for MKDLLQTLIEEFRETIDATSGSIYRHYKFPDAQNAIKVAVGMRRAGKTYFLFQTIRDLIKQKVSIEQILYLNFEDDRIVPMDYKSMGKMIDLWYTLYPENHQKMCHLFLDEVQNIEGWPLVLRRLSDTKNLQIYVTGSSAKLLSKEIATSLRGRSLSIEIFPYSYLEYLDAHEIPPPSKPYGKKCMDHHRKHLLEYFQIGGFPGVQKLVSNLHLETLQNYVETVIFRDIIERHQITNIPLLKYFTQSLLKNVSSPLSINKFYNDIKSQGLKVAKDTLYSYLSYLEDVFLIFPIPLFTESLRKLQTTPKKIYAIDNGLINSTTFNTSQNLDKFLENQVYLDLRRQKKSVYYYITSQGYEIDFVVRDQKGNCELLQVVWDMDDVETRAREERALEEAKKELGFPGKIIDYTTYLQSQG; via the coding sequence ATGAAAGACCTCCTACAGACTCTTATCGAAGAATTTAGAGAAACGATCGATGCAACTTCAGGTAGCATTTATAGACATTATAAGTTTCCAGATGCACAAAACGCCATTAAAGTCGCAGTTGGCATGCGTCGAGCAGGAAAGACTTATTTTTTATTCCAAACCATCCGTGACCTGATTAAGCAAAAAGTTTCGATAGAACAGATCTTATATCTTAATTTTGAGGATGATCGTATTGTTCCTATGGATTATAAATCTATGGGGAAAATGATCGACCTTTGGTACACCCTCTACCCTGAGAATCATCAAAAAATGTGTCATTTATTCCTTGATGAAGTTCAAAACATCGAGGGTTGGCCTCTTGTTTTAAGACGTCTTTCAGATACAAAAAATCTCCAAATTTATGTGACTGGCTCTTCAGCAAAATTACTGAGTAAAGAGATTGCGACTTCTCTTAGAGGCCGTTCCCTTTCGATCGAAATTTTTCCCTATAGCTACCTTGAATATCTTGACGCACATGAAATCCCTCCTCCCTCAAAACCCTATGGGAAAAAATGCATGGATCATCATCGTAAACACCTTCTAGAATATTTTCAAATAGGGGGATTTCCCGGCGTTCAAAAACTAGTCTCAAATTTACATCTCGAAACTCTACAAAATTATGTAGAAACAGTAATTTTCAGAGACATTATCGAGCGACATCAAATCACCAATATTCCCTTGCTGAAATATTTTACACAGTCATTGTTAAAAAATGTTTCTTCTCCATTATCAATCAATAAGTTCTACAATGATATTAAAAGCCAGGGGCTTAAAGTAGCTAAAGACACACTCTACTCCTATCTAAGTTATCTCGAGGACGTTTTCTTAATTTTTCCTATCCCTCTATTTACTGAATCATTGAGAAAGCTTCAAACAACCCCTAAGAAAATATACGCAATTGATAATGGCCTCATCAATTCTACAACTTTTAACACTTCTCAAAATTTGGATAAATTCCTCGAAAACCAAGTCTATTTAGATCTTAGAAGGCAAAAGAAATCTGTCTATTACTACATTACAAGCCAAGGCTATGAAATCGACTTTGTTGTACGCGATCAAAAGGGCAACTGTGAGCTGTTACAAGTTGTTTGGGATATGGATGATGTAGAAACGAGGGCTCGGGAAGAAAGAGCTTTAGAAGAAGCTAAAAAAGAACTCGGATTCCCAGGAAAAATAATAGATTATACAACTTATTTACAAAGTCAGGGGTGA
- a CDS encoding exonuclease/endonuclease/phosphatase family protein, whose amino-acid sequence MSIDVVGEGADNFLILAQPTTTETIVDRVKVAASYLMMPFWEAETAFQYCLLSFLPGEYGQEMNKAVEYAKRFFIMLGALLAMLITTPLVVMAHALTGIARTFESRNYRYLTGNAEERASEKPKFMHLNYCGLYGGLPYSCGGTTPANARLEELVGRVRAEDLDLLFLCECNRMLTPALYYSLREDYSHFFVDIGLNTWGIESCQFIAARVPIVSPPSFHPFSEKVEGESRYMNRGFFALETADKWYLYTHLYSGNDENDREMRQKELRAIQTFIEDETGDKPCILLGDLNINRLDKSNDAYQDMLNLGYKDYFPEQHPDAFTGSDRLDHHIKKIAAEAEPEVLDYILINDKGRSLQLQLSVFETYKSRLDQSLSDHKGLIGV is encoded by the coding sequence GTGAGTATTGATGTCGTGGGAGAAGGAGCAGACAATTTTTTAATTCTCGCTCAGCCAACCACCACAGAAACAATCGTGGATAGGGTCAAGGTTGCTGCTTCGTATTTGATGATGCCTTTTTGGGAAGCAGAGACGGCCTTTCAATATTGTCTATTGTCTTTTCTTCCTGGCGAGTATGGCCAAGAAATGAATAAGGCTGTTGAGTATGCGAAACGCTTTTTTATTATGCTTGGGGCTTTATTGGCCATGTTGATCACAACGCCACTTGTGGTTATGGCACATGCCTTGACAGGCATAGCTCGAACCTTTGAATCGAGAAACTATCGCTACCTGACAGGCAATGCTGAAGAAAGAGCAAGCGAAAAGCCAAAATTTATGCATCTCAATTATTGCGGTTTATATGGGGGACTTCCCTACTCTTGCGGAGGAACAACTCCTGCTAATGCCCGTCTAGAAGAACTTGTTGGGAGAGTGCGTGCAGAGGACTTGGACCTTTTGTTTTTATGCGAATGCAACCGGATGCTAACTCCTGCATTATACTATAGCTTGAGAGAAGACTATTCTCATTTTTTTGTCGATATTGGGTTGAATACATGGGGGATTGAAAGTTGTCAGTTTATAGCTGCCCGCGTCCCCATTGTTTCACCTCCTTCTTTCCATCCTTTTTCGGAAAAGGTTGAAGGTGAATCAAGGTACATGAACCGGGGCTTTTTTGCTTTGGAGACTGCTGATAAGTGGTATCTTTATACCCATCTCTATTCGGGAAATGATGAAAATGATCGAGAGATGCGTCAAAAAGAGCTGCGAGCGATTCAAACCTTTATTGAGGATGAAACAGGAGATAAACCTTGCATCCTATTAGGTGATTTAAATATCAACCGTTTGGATAAGTCCAATGACGCTTACCAAGACATGTTAAACTTGGGCTATAAGGATTATTTTCCCGAGCAGCATCCTGATGCATTTACAGGAAGCGATAGGCTTGATCATCACATCAAGAAAATCGCTGCAGAAGCTGAGCCAGAAGTCCTAGATTACATCTTAATCAATGATAAGGGAAGAAGTCTTCAGCTTCAATTGAGTGTTTTCGAAACGTACAAGTCCCGCCTAGATCAATCCTTGTCAGATCATAAAGGGTTGATTGGTGTTTAG